The Achromobacter deleyi region CATCGGCCGCCTGCCTGTAGGCAGCGGCGCGCAGATATCCGTCTTTTGGACGGCCTGTCTGCAATGTGCCTTTCATCTCGCCATTTTGGGGACTTATATGAAGAAGACGCTATTGGCTGTCGCGTTGCTGACCGGTTTTGCCGGCGCTGCGCAAGCCGCCGACTCCGTGACGCTGTACGGCTTGATCGATGCCGGTATCGGCTACGAGAACGTGAAATTCGACGGCAAGTCGCAAAGCCGTTTCGGCGGCGTGCAGGGTGTGAGCAGCGGCTCGCGCTTCGGCCTGCGCGGTACTGAAGATCTGGGCGACGGCCTGCGCGCCGTGTTCACCCTGGAAGGCGGGTTCGGCCCCATGAACGGCAAGTCGCTGCAGAGCAACCGCCTGTTCGGCCGTCAAGCCACCGTGGGCCTGGACAGCGATTCGTGGGGCCGCCTGGAATTCGGCCGCCAGACGAACCTGGCCTCGAAGTACTTCGGTTCGATCGACCCGTTCTCGATCAGCTACAACACCGCCAACATGGGCACCACGTTCGGCAGCGCCAACACGATGCGCCTGGACAACATGGTCCTGTACCAAACCCCCAGCATGGGCGGTTTCAAGGCGGGCATCGGCTACTCGTTCAGCGCGGACGACACCGTCAGCGACTCCAAGCAGGTGGGTTTCCAGACCGGCAACAACAACCGCGCCCTGACCGCTGGCGTGCAGTACGTCAACGGCCCGCTGAACCTGGCTGCCTCGTATGACCGCTTCAATCCGTCCAATGACAAGATCGGCGGCAAGGACTCGGCGCGCATCCAGGAATACATCGTTGGCGGTTCGTACGACTTCGAAGTCGTGAAGCTGGCTGCCGCTTTCAGCCAGACCCGTGACGGCTGGTTCGTGGGCCAGAACATGGGCACCACGCCGGACGGCATGACGAACCTGGGCACGTTCAAGCTGGCTGACGGCTTCCGCGCCAACTCGTACATGATCGGCGCGACCGTGCCGCTGGGCCGCCACGCCGTGTTCGGCTCCTGGCAGCGCGCGACCGCCAGCAACGACAAGCTGACGGGCGACGACGCCACGTTCAACGTCTACAGCCTGGGTTATACGTACGACTTCACCAAGCGCACCAACCTGTACGCGTATGCCTCCTACGGCGACAACTACGCGTTCCAGCGCGACGCCCGCGACACCGCGGTCGCCATGGGTGTGCGTCACCGTTTCTAAGCGACAGAACGTCCGGCTGAACCTTGCTGAATGCGCGGCCCATTCTCCGTGAGCCGCCGAGTGACAGCGAACCCCCCCCTACCTGGGTTCAGCCGGGCGTGACTTGAGCACAGAAGGGAAGGGCCTCCGCAAGGAGGCCCTCTCGTTTTCCGGCCGCGGGTTTACAGGAACAGTTTGTAGGCCGGGTTTTCGGTCTCGTTCCAATGCGGGTAGCCCAATTCCGCCACGAAATTGCGGAACTGCTTCTTGTCCGCGGGCGGCACCTGGATGCCGATCAGGATGCGGCCATAGTCCGCGCCCTGGTTGCGGTAATGGAACAGGCTGATGTTCCAGTCGGGATTCATCGCGTTCAGGAAACGCATCAGCGCGCCCGGACGCTCCGGG contains the following coding sequences:
- a CDS encoding porin; amino-acid sequence: MKKTLLAVALLTGFAGAAQAADSVTLYGLIDAGIGYENVKFDGKSQSRFGGVQGVSSGSRFGLRGTEDLGDGLRAVFTLEGGFGPMNGKSLQSNRLFGRQATVGLDSDSWGRLEFGRQTNLASKYFGSIDPFSISYNTANMGTTFGSANTMRLDNMVLYQTPSMGGFKAGIGYSFSADDTVSDSKQVGFQTGNNNRALTAGVQYVNGPLNLAASYDRFNPSNDKIGGKDSARIQEYIVGGSYDFEVVKLAAAFSQTRDGWFVGQNMGTTPDGMTNLGTFKLADGFRANSYMIGATVPLGRHAVFGSWQRATASNDKLTGDDATFNVYSLGYTYDFTKRTNLYAYASYGDNYAFQRDARDTAVAMGVRHRF